The following are from one region of the Rosistilla carotiformis genome:
- a CDS encoding alpha-1,2-fucosyltransferase, with protein sequence MIVTRLIGGLGNQLFQYAYGAYLAKQAGVEHYIDASAFDEYQLREMTLDRFAIRALRLPDEFRHQVPARYSGASKAYSCWQSFVARAFPRQSGVFRLRREKPFGFRDKWLHSPLNLYTEGYWQGEAFFPGMKENLRDEFQLVDPVSPATAALARRMDSTQSVALHVRRGDYVSDPVNQKIFRTLGPEYYRRCLEDLRQHVANPQIFLFSNDIPWCLENLDVGIPFTPVTHNDGSTCHEDLYLISKCRHAVIANSSFSWWGAYLAAESETRRVYYPSPWFHAGTLDGAAIPCRKWIGEHQLGHPIATRCAA encoded by the coding sequence CAAAACAGGCCGGCGTGGAGCACTACATCGATGCCAGCGCCTTTGACGAGTACCAGTTGCGCGAGATGACGCTCGATCGATTTGCGATTCGAGCCCTACGATTGCCGGATGAATTTCGCCATCAAGTTCCTGCCAGATATTCTGGAGCATCAAAAGCGTATTCCTGCTGGCAATCGTTTGTCGCACGGGCGTTTCCACGACAGTCGGGCGTCTTTCGATTGCGTCGCGAGAAGCCGTTTGGGTTTCGCGACAAATGGCTCCACTCGCCTCTCAATCTCTACACGGAAGGTTATTGGCAGGGGGAAGCCTTTTTTCCTGGGATGAAGGAAAACCTAAGGGACGAGTTCCAGTTGGTGGATCCCGTTTCGCCTGCGACCGCAGCGCTGGCACGTCGGATGGACAGCACCCAAAGCGTTGCATTGCATGTTCGCCGTGGCGACTACGTTTCTGATCCTGTAAATCAAAAGATCTTCCGAACGTTAGGGCCCGAGTACTACCGGCGTTGCCTGGAAGATCTTCGCCAGCACGTTGCCAATCCGCAGATCTTTTTGTTTTCCAACGATATTCCCTGGTGTTTGGAGAATTTGGATGTCGGTATCCCCTTCACGCCGGTGACGCACAACGACGGTTCCACCTGTCATGAAGATCTTTATCTTATTAGCAAGTGCCGACACGCCGTGATTGCCAACAGTTCGTTCAGTTGGTGGGGAGCCTATTTGGCTGCGGAATCCGAAACGCGACGTGTCTACTATCCATCGCCTTGGTTCCACGCTGGAACGCTCGATGGTGCTGCGATTCCATGTCGCAAATGGATCGGCGAACACCAACTGGGACATCCAATCGCGACGCGTTGTGCGGCGTAA
- a CDS encoding serine/threonine-protein kinase has protein sequence MLTTTRHDPNVTLTLRGKNSRTVDQELVSRYEEVLSNKKLNWTTYHRLGKLLGMGGQGKVYLSARRGTDGFTLPVAMKVFSPERYSDVRDYEAAMSRIAGIAARVAMIQNDNVLDVQNFVERNRIRIMVMEWVDGYDLQALLRPQKLKLLEGNVSKPRWKYVNEVILTKGPIQNRFKAGVAVAILRECLEALAALHRESIVHGDIKPSNIMLKKSGHSKLIDIGSAYDYRTPPIDRSCTPVYAAPEVLEHDNATPKSDLASLGYVLIEMLSGRPPFRGDISLRELLQAKRELPQRLNEVLPAEVTCNALLMNFCRGLIAPDPNRRFPSAEAAEHVEQGAAAFHRQLVLSDMSTEYDNDIRLWLEELNRIELSLEKEREENEDPSGNENESIV, from the coding sequence ATGTTGACAACGACACGACACGACCCGAACGTCACGCTGACGCTACGGGGCAAAAACTCTCGAACCGTCGATCAAGAACTGGTCTCGCGTTACGAAGAGGTGCTTTCCAACAAGAAGCTGAACTGGACCACCTACCATCGTCTGGGGAAACTGTTGGGCATGGGGGGACAGGGTAAGGTCTACCTGTCGGCACGCCGTGGAACCGATGGATTCACATTGCCCGTCGCCATGAAGGTGTTTTCACCGGAGCGTTATAGCGACGTCCGCGATTACGAAGCGGCGATGTCGCGGATCGCGGGAATCGCCGCCCGGGTGGCGATGATCCAAAACGATAACGTCTTGGACGTTCAGAACTTCGTCGAACGCAACCGCATTCGAATCATGGTGATGGAATGGGTCGACGGCTACGATCTGCAGGCGCTGCTGCGTCCGCAAAAGCTGAAACTGCTCGAAGGCAATGTCAGCAAGCCGCGCTGGAAATATGTCAATGAAGTGATTCTGACCAAGGGCCCGATTCAAAACCGTTTTAAAGCGGGCGTGGCGGTAGCGATTTTACGCGAGTGCCTCGAAGCCTTGGCGGCGCTTCATCGCGAAAGCATTGTCCATGGCGACATCAAGCCATCGAACATCATGTTGAAGAAGTCCGGTCACAGTAAGTTGATCGACATCGGTTCGGCGTACGACTACCGCACTCCGCCGATCGACCGTTCCTGCACGCCGGTCTATGCAGCGCCGGAAGTTTTGGAGCACGACAATGCGACCCCCAAGAGCGATCTGGCGAGCCTAGGGTATGTACTGATCGAAATGCTCAGCGGCCGCCCGCCATTCCGTGGCGACATCTCGCTTCGGGAACTACTGCAAGCAAAACGCGAACTACCGCAACGGTTGAACGAAGTTTTGCCGGCAGAAGTCACCTGCAACGCACTGCTGATGAATTTCTGCCGCGGTCTAATCGCCCCCGATCCCAACCGCCGCTTTCCCAGTGCCGAAGCGGCCGAACACGTCGAACAAGGAGCCGCCGCGTTCCATCGCCAACTGGTGCTCAGCGACATGTCGACCGAATACGACAACGACATCCGCCTGTGGCTGGAGGAGCTGAACCGGATCGAGCTGTCGCTGGAAAAAGAACGCGAAGAGAACGAAGACCCCAGCGGCAACGAAAACGAATCGATCGTTTAG
- a CDS encoding glycosyltransferase, with translation MTTTASPCLSPPTCVVLASTQSTWGGGEAYLFALAQGLLARGVEVRLLAPVAGQLAQRMQDRLPEIGQCDASRKSPAAIWRMRQWMKSLGPAVLHCNDSRSLSRMGLAAAGLKSLRVVSMRHTMFPIRSTAKYHRLSQKVICVSHAVADACGARGLSPAWTQVIHAAIDPPQVLPADVERLRSDLLGSEHQKIIVAVGNLFSCKGHSTLIDAAALLRYKGCKALTVIAGEGRQRAVLEQQIETLGLANEVRLLGFRDDANTLLAAADVIAHPARDEGLCLTVAAAMMLKRPVVATAVGGLSDVLGIEPRMQADGPFAAVVPVDDEGQLAEQLYRQLDSPADEQALTRAQDFALTRFTTPRMVDATLALYQDLFRQQRAAA, from the coding sequence GTGACAACAACTGCCAGCCCGTGCCTTAGTCCTCCCACATGCGTCGTCCTCGCATCGACTCAGTCGACGTGGGGTGGTGGGGAAGCCTATCTGTTTGCTCTGGCTCAGGGATTGTTAGCTCGCGGTGTTGAGGTTCGATTGTTAGCACCCGTCGCTGGGCAACTTGCTCAACGAATGCAAGATAGGTTGCCGGAGATTGGTCAGTGCGATGCTTCGCGAAAAAGCCCAGCGGCGATTTGGCGGATGCGCCAGTGGATGAAGTCTTTGGGGCCCGCCGTGTTACACTGCAATGATTCGCGTTCCTTATCACGAATGGGGCTGGCGGCTGCCGGATTGAAGTCGCTTCGCGTTGTCTCGATGCGGCATACGATGTTTCCGATCCGCTCTACGGCCAAATATCACCGGCTTTCGCAGAAGGTGATCTGCGTTTCCCATGCGGTTGCGGATGCATGCGGCGCACGCGGTCTTTCGCCCGCGTGGACTCAGGTGATTCATGCAGCGATCGACCCTCCACAGGTGCTGCCTGCGGATGTCGAGCGTCTGCGAAGCGACCTGCTAGGTAGCGAGCATCAGAAAATTATCGTTGCCGTGGGGAACCTGTTCTCCTGCAAAGGACATTCGACATTGATCGACGCCGCTGCATTGCTCCGATACAAAGGCTGCAAAGCACTCACGGTAATCGCAGGTGAAGGCCGTCAACGGGCGGTGTTGGAACAGCAGATCGAAACGCTTGGGCTTGCTAACGAGGTGCGGCTGCTCGGATTTCGCGACGATGCAAACACCCTGCTCGCCGCCGCCGATGTGATCGCCCATCCGGCTCGTGACGAAGGGCTCTGTTTAACGGTCGCAGCTGCGATGATGCTGAAGAGACCAGTTGTTGCGACCGCCGTTGGCGGCTTAAGCGATGTGCTAGGGATCGAACCACGAATGCAGGCCGATGGGCCATTCGCGGCGGTCGTTCCCGTGGATGACGAAGGCCAGTTGGCCGAACAACTCTATCGTCAGCTCGATTCGCCAGCGGATGAGCAGGCCTTAACGCGTGCCCAAGACTTTGCTCTCACTCGATTCACCACACCTCGCATGGTCGACGCAACGTTGGCGTTGTACCAGGATCTGTTTCGGCAGCAGCGAGCCGCCGCCTAA
- a CDS encoding acyl carrier protein translates to MTPEDIREEIIDILGDIAPDEDLSNLEDAKPFREQLELDSMDFLDIVMELRKRHRVQIPEEEYGQLASMQSTVTYLEPKMKDIVRS, encoded by the coding sequence ATGACGCCTGAAGACATTCGCGAAGAGATTATCGACATCCTCGGCGACATCGCTCCCGATGAGGATCTGAGCAATTTAGAGGATGCCAAGCCGTTCCGTGAACAGCTGGAACTCGATAGCATGGACTTCCTGGACATCGTGATGGAGTTGCGTAAGCGGCACCGTGTGCAGATTCCAGAAGAAGAGTACGGTCAACTGGCAAGCATGCAGAGCACCGTGACCTACCTGGAACCGAAGATGAAAGACATCGTTCGCAGCTAG
- a CDS encoding beta-ketoacyl-[acyl-carrier-protein] synthase family protein, with translation MTAADSSFQLPDEQRIVITGIGLTAPNGNDWGTFREALLSGRSGVTNYEIRYFGKTLAGVCDFDAQRHQSRKDIRRGTRAGSVGIYAANEAILHSGIDWANTDKSNVGVYLGVTEHGNVETENEIYEIKGFDYDTKYWSHHHNPRTVANSPAGEIALNMGITGPHYTIGAACAAGNAGLIQGAQMLRLNECDLALAGGVSESIHTFGIFAGFNSQGALATHENPELASRPFDVDRNGIVVAEGGCVYVLERLSDARRRGAEIYGELVGYAMNTDATDFVLPNPERQAQCVAKALKRAGMVPDQIDIVSTHATGTSSGDAQECLALREAFAGCENVHFNNTKSYIGHAMGAAGALELAGNLSAFKDSICHPTINVDQLDPACELPGLVLNEPKRLDDVQYVLNNSFGMLGINSVVIIRRF, from the coding sequence GTGACCGCCGCTGACAGCTCTTTCCAACTGCCTGACGAACAACGGATCGTAATCACCGGGATCGGTTTAACCGCCCCCAATGGCAACGATTGGGGCACCTTTCGCGAAGCGTTGCTTTCGGGCCGCAGCGGTGTGACCAACTACGAGATCCGCTACTTTGGCAAAACCTTGGCCGGTGTCTGCGACTTTGACGCCCAACGCCACCAGAGTCGCAAGGACATCCGTCGCGGAACCCGCGCCGGCAGCGTTGGGATCTATGCCGCCAACGAAGCGATTTTGCACAGCGGGATCGATTGGGCGAACACCGACAAATCAAATGTTGGGGTCTATCTTGGCGTCACCGAACACGGAAACGTTGAGACCGAAAACGAAATCTACGAGATAAAAGGCTTCGATTACGACACCAAATATTGGTCGCACCATCACAATCCGCGAACGGTCGCCAACAGCCCGGCGGGCGAAATTGCCCTGAATATGGGGATCACCGGGCCGCATTACACGATCGGTGCCGCATGTGCGGCGGGTAACGCCGGGCTGATTCAAGGCGCTCAGATGTTGCGGTTGAACGAATGCGATCTCGCATTGGCGGGGGGCGTTTCCGAAAGCATCCACACCTTTGGGATCTTCGCCGGTTTCAACAGCCAGGGCGCATTGGCGACGCATGAAAATCCCGAGCTTGCCTCGCGGCCGTTTGACGTCGATCGCAATGGCATCGTCGTCGCCGAAGGGGGCTGTGTTTACGTGCTCGAACGTTTGTCCGATGCACGTCGTCGCGGTGCGGAAATCTATGGCGAATTGGTCGGCTATGCAATGAACACCGATGCCACCGACTTCGTTTTACCCAATCCTGAACGACAGGCCCAATGTGTGGCGAAAGCACTCAAACGGGCGGGCATGGTTCCTGATCAGATCGATATCGTCAGCACGCACGCGACCGGTACCAGCAGCGGCGACGCGCAGGAGTGCTTGGCGTTGCGTGAGGCGTTTGCGGGCTGTGAAAATGTCCACTTCAACAACACCAAAAGCTACATCGGCCACGCGATGGGGGCTGCGGGCGCGTTGGAACTGGCGGGAAACCTTTCAGCGTTCAAGGATTCCATCTGCCATCCCACGATCAACGTTGACCAATTGGATCCTGCCTGCGAATTACCAGGGCTGGTGCTCAACGAACCGAAGCGGTTGGATGACGTGCAATACGTCTTAAATAACTCCTTTGGAATGCTTGGAATCAATTCTGTCGTGATCATTCGCCGGTTTTGA
- a CDS encoding ankyrin repeat domain-containing protein: MKNGFCHLVWLLGLVLLGCDRGSQQTDAQPPSPVAEADLAEEAAPGTEDTVTEKITPITLGDFRNAAAQGLIEPVRQGIDQGLQVGGADEQGRTALMLAAFDGHTAVVDLLLRNNAKVNAKDASARTALMYASSGSNNATVKRLLEAGAEVNLADNVEGFTALMFAAAEGQIEICKMLLAKQANRDAKDIDGDTALSFAQKNNHAAVVQLLSK; this comes from the coding sequence ATGAAAAATGGATTCTGCCACCTCGTTTGGCTTCTGGGGTTGGTCTTACTTGGATGTGACCGTGGTTCGCAACAGACCGACGCGCAGCCGCCGTCGCCTGTCGCCGAAGCGGATCTCGCCGAAGAAGCGGCACCCGGCACCGAGGATACGGTCACCGAAAAGATTACCCCGATCACGCTCGGCGATTTCCGCAACGCCGCGGCGCAGGGGCTGATCGAACCGGTCCGCCAAGGAATCGATCAGGGGCTTCAGGTCGGTGGGGCGGACGAACAAGGGCGAACGGCGCTGATGCTCGCCGCGTTCGACGGCCATACCGCAGTGGTCGATCTGTTACTGCGGAACAACGCAAAGGTTAACGCGAAGGATGCGTCGGCCCGAACCGCGCTGATGTATGCTTCGTCGGGGTCGAACAACGCAACGGTCAAGCGTTTGTTGGAGGCGGGAGCGGAAGTCAACCTGGCCGACAATGTCGAAGGCTTTACCGCTTTGATGTTTGCCGCCGCCGAAGGGCAGATCGAAATTTGCAAAATGCTGCTCGCAAAACAGGCCAATCGAGACGCAAAAGATATCGATGGCGACACCGCACTCAGCTTTGCACAGAAGAACAATCACGCCGCGGTCGTGCAGTTGTTGTCCAAGTAA